GCCGATAAAGACGCCGTCCACGCCCTCGACCGCCAGAATATCCCCGAGCGCGTCTATACCGGCCATACTCTCGACCTGCACGATGAGACATATCTGGGCGTTGGCAGTGGGGATGTAATCCTTGATCCGAGAGAACTCAGAGGCCCGCGCCAGCGCCGCGCCAGATCCGCGGATACCCTCGGGCGGATAGCGGGTGGCGCGCACGAGGGCGCGGGCCTGATCCGCACTCTCGACCATCGGAATGATCAGGCTCTGCGCGCCTACGTCGAGCACCTGCTTGATTGCCCATGCTTCACCCATCGGCAGTCGAACCACCGGCAGGCTTTGCCGCCCCGCCAGCACCGCCAGTTGCGCCGAGATAGAGCGTAAATCGTTGGGCGCATGTTCCCCGTCGATCACCAGCCAATCAAACCCGGCACTCGCCAGAACCTCTGTCGCGTAAGGATCGGCAAAACCAGCCCAGCATCCAATCAGACGCTCACCGCGCAACAGGGCGGATTTGAAACGGTTTTCGGGGGCGGGCATCGCGGCACTCCTCTGGCTGTCCGGCGCAGCATAGACCGCGCCCGCGCGCTTTGGCGAGAGCCAAGACGGGGTTTACTTTGCCCGACATTCCCCCCAGAGATTGCCCAATGAATACGCATCTCAAAGGTCTGATCATCACCGCGCTCGGCGTGCTGTTCGTCGTGCCGGATTCGCTCTTTGTGCGGCTGATCGACGGCGACGCCGCCAGCATCGCCTTTTGGCGTGGCATCACGGCGGGGTCCGTCATCCTGACGGGCGTGCTGCTGTTTCAAGGGTTTCGGGGCATCCGCGAGGTTGCGAAAACCGGCAAGCATGGTTTGCTTTATACCTTTCTGATTGCCATCACCGCCCCCGGCTTTGTCTTTGCCGTAAGCCTGACCAGCGTCGCCAATGTGGTCTTTATCCTTGCCTCCATGCCGGTCTTTGCTGCGATTTTCAGCCGGATTTTTCTGGGCGAGTCCATCAGCAAACGCATGGTATTGACCATGGCAGGGGTGTTTGCGGGGCTTGGCGTGATCGCTTGGGGCTCGGGCGAGACGCATGGCGCGCATTGGCATGGCGATCTGATCGCGCTTGGCGTGTCGGCCAGCTTTGCCGGGGCGATGACCACGGCGCGGCAGTTGCGCGCGGTGTCGATGATCCCGGCTATTCCGCTGGCCTTTCTCGGGGCGTCGCTCGCGATCTGGCCTGCGGCACAGCCCATGACCGTCTGGCACGCCAACTGGCCCCTTATTCTGGCACATGGGGCGTTTATCAGCGTCTCAACCTGCCTGCTCACGCTGGGCCCGCGCTATCTGGCCTCGGCAGAGGTGGCGCTGCTCATCCTGCTCGAATCCGTCTTGGCACCGCTTCTCGTCTGGGCGGTGATCGGCGAAGACCCGGGGCCTTGGGCCATCCTCGGGGGTGTCGTGGTGATTGGCGCGCTCTTTGCGTCAAACCTCTGGGCGCTAGCGCATAACCGGCGCTTGCGCAACAGGCCACAGCCCCGCACCGGCCCGCCGGTCTGATCCTCAGGTGTCGCGATAGATCACGAAACACTGCCACCCGTCATCGCGGTGGCCCCGGTCGTGATAGCCCGCCGCGCGCAGACATTTTGCCGATGCCACATTGTCGGGATGAACAAAGGCAACCAGACGATAAAGCCAGGCATGATCCGCAAATGCACGCCGTGTGGCGCGGTGCACCAGATCCCGCCCAAGACCGCGGCCCCAATAGTCACGGCCCAGCCAATAGCTGATTTCGGCGGTATCGCTGCTGCTGGCATCCGCGCCAAAGGCAAGCCGCATCTGCCCGATGGGCTGCGCATCAAGTGTGACGGCCAGAACATCGTGATGATCGCTCAGACCTGAGATGTCGATCAGGTCGCGTGCCAGCGCCTGTGTCAGGGTGCCGGGCCATGCCTCATACATGTGCTGCCAGACTTCGGGGTCGGACAAAAGCCGCATATAGGCCGGCACATCCGAGGGCTGCCAGCGCCGGAAATTCAAAAGGCCCGGCGTTTTGACCTTCCATGACAAGGGAGTGGCAGGCGTAGACCGCAAGCACGTGCTGTCTATGTCGGCGATAACCCAGCCAATTTGCAGCGGATCATAGGCAAGGGCGATGTCGCGCGCATCACACCACGCTTTTTGCTCGGGTGTCAGAACGCCGTCCCATCGGCTTTGCATCGACGGTGCAGGGGCCTGCCCCGTCAGGAATGGTTTTCTGGTCCGATCAGTCACGTCGCGCCCCCCAAGCCTGCGGCGAAAAATGGTCGTTTGGCCCGATATGGGGGTGAGCAGGCGTTGTTCAAGAGAAGGGCCGACGGATCACGGATCGGGGCGGAGATCCTCCTCCGCCCCGTCGCTGGTGATGGCACAGGTCTAAGACCCGGATCAGCCGTCCGATGCGGGCAGCACACCGGCTTCGACGGCAGCGGCCACTTCCTCGGCGCTCAGTGCACCATCGGAATTGGCATCTGCCGTGGTAAAGGTCTCGGCGGTGGCGTCGGGTATCACTTGCTGAAACTCGGACATGGTCACATAGCCATCGCCATCCGCATCCATCGCGGAAAACTCGCCCGCGAATGCCATCACAGGCAGGCTCAGCGCGAGTGCAAATGTCGCGGCACCGAATTCCTTGGTCATTTGGGTCGTCCTTTCTCTGGTTAAGGGGCGCAGAGGCGCTCCCATGGACAGAGCATGCGCAGGCTTGATCCACCTGTCGCGGGGGGCGCTGATTTCGCGCCAAAAAGCGCGGAAACCGGCCAGATGCCGGGGGTGCGATACGCGGACCTACGCCGGTGTCAGCCAGCGGGCGAGAGGCCGCGCATCGCCAGGGGTGAATTGAGCAGCCCGGCGCCGATATGGGCCGGGTTCAGGCATGAGAGGAGCGCCGCCGATACGCCCGAGTCGCGTCAGGCGAGGGCTGCCGCCGGGCGGATCATGCCCGTTTCGATGCCGCGCCAATTGACGATGGGAGCGTTGCGATATTTGCGCGCCGCAGGATGCTCTGGGTCGAGCACACCGAGACGCACGAGGATTGAGGCAATCGCGCATTCCGCACCGCGCGTACCCCCATCAACGATCTTGAGCGCGACACCAAGCTTGCGCCGGGGCAGAATCGCAATGAAAAACGCCTCCGCCCCTGTCTTGAGCGCCACAGGCTCGGAACAGGCGCGCATGAGTTCGGTGCAGGCCCGCCCCTCACCCGCCACCAGTTCAGGATGCGCAACCATGGCCTGCCAAAGCCGAACGGCGGCGCGCTCGGCCACATCGCCGCTGTCTGACGCGCCCGCAAACCACGCCATCGCGCGGGCCATGCCATGCAGCGAACTGGCGTGATTGGGGGCGGAACACCCATCAATGCCGAAATAGGGCGACGTTTCCCCCGTGGCCTCTTCGAACGCCTCGAGCACGGCCCTTTGCACCGGGTGACTGGGATCAATGTAGTCGGCAGAGCCGCCCAGATGCCGGTTGAGCGTGAGAAAGCCCGCATGTTTTCCGGAACAGTTATTATGCACCTGACAGGGCGAGGTGCCGGAACACAACAAGGATTTATGCGCCGCCTTGTCCTGCGGGTCATGGGCACCGCAGCGCAGGTCATCATCACTCAGGCCCAGATCAGATAGCCAGCGATTGACACGCTCGGTATGGATCGCCGCGCCATTATGAGAGGCGCAAGAGAGCGCCAGTTGCTCCGAGGTCAGCCCATGCGCATCCGCCGCCCCGCTGGTGATCAGCGGTAAAGCTTGGAGCATCTTGCACGACGAGCGCGGTAGGATCGTCTCGGAAGGGTTGCCCCAAGCCTCGACAATCGCGCCCCCAGCGTCGCAAATCACCGCATGCCCAAGGTGCACGCTCTCAGGCGAGGGGCCGCGCCAGATTTCGGTGAACGGGACAGCATTGGTCATCGGTATACTCCGGCAGATCGGGGGACAGGCGAGATATGCGGAAATCCGCCAATTGCGTCTTTCACTTCTCGCGTGTTTCAGGCTAATATTGCAATGTCGAGACAGAACTGGTCGCATATAAAAATATTCCCGTAAAGGGTAGCTGGCGACCGAAGGATTTGAGGCTTAGGACAGCTTGGAGGCTGGACATATGATATCAAGATTTGCAGGCGGTATGGCCATCGCGGTGGCGATGCTGATCACACCCGCAGCACAGGCGCAAAGCACGAGCACCAATCAGGTGGCCACCAGCACGGCGTGGAGCGTGTTCGAGGACAGTGATCCGCGCGAATGCTGGGCGGTCTCTGCGCCCACGGAATCTGTCAACACCAAGGATGGGCGCGTGGTGGCGGTGCGGCGCGGCGATGTGCTGTTGATGACGTTCTTCCGCCCGGGTGCAGGCGTGCAGGGCCAGATTACCTTTACCGGTGGCTATCCGTTTGCCGGGGGCTCGACCGTAAACCTCAATATCGGCGGCACGCAATTCGAGCTGTTCACCGAAGGCGAATGGGCTTGGCCCGCAAGCACCGAGGATGACGCCCAAGTTCTAGCAGCGATGAAACGCGGCGCGGATGCGGTTCTGACCGCCCGCTCAGGGCGTGGCACAGTGACCAAGGATACGTTCTCTCTGCTGGGATATACTGCGGCAGTGGAAGAGGCCGAAAAACGCTGCAAGTAACCGCGTGCGTGTGCCTGTGGCGCTATGAATTCAATGCGGCGGGCCAGATCGGCACCGCCGCTTTTCGTGACAGCGTCGCGCTATCCCTGAGCCGTCAGGATCGCACTGACTTTGAGTGCGCGTTGCACATTGCCCTCAACCTTCAGCTTGCCTGACATATAAGCCATGACCGGGTTTTGTGCGCCAGACAGGATGTTGCGAAACACCTCGTCGCTGGCGCTTAGAACCACATCCGCCGCTTCATCCCCGGCGCGCGCGCCTGCCTCGCTGAGCATGACGCTGCCGTGGCCTGTAATCACAAGCTTGGCGAGGCCTCTGATATGGCCCTTGGCGCGGGGCGTGAGCGTCGTGATATAGTCGTCGATGATGGCACTCATGGGATGGTCTCTGTCGGGAATTGGGTTCGCGATAGATCACCCCGGAACACGTCCGGGCGCAAGCAAAACCGCGCGTCACATGATTTACCAGCGCGTCAGCGCATCCTCATCCGCATCTTTGGCGTCAACCCAATCGGCACCCGCGTCGGTCACTTCCTTCTTCCAGAAGGGCGCCCGCGACTTTAGAAAATCCATCAGGAATTCCGCCGCGTGAAAGGCATCGGCGCGGTGCCGGGCGGCG
The nucleotide sequence above comes from Roseovarius mucosus. Encoded proteins:
- a CDS encoding SCP2 sterol-binding domain-containing protein, which encodes MSAIIDDYITTLTPRAKGHIRGLAKLVITGHGSVMLSEAGARAGDEAADVVLSASDEVFRNILSGAQNPVMAYMSGKLKVEGNVQRALKVSAILTAQG
- a CDS encoding DMT family transporter, with the protein product MNTHLKGLIITALGVLFVVPDSLFVRLIDGDAASIAFWRGITAGSVILTGVLLFQGFRGIREVAKTGKHGLLYTFLIAITAPGFVFAVSLTSVANVVFILASMPVFAAIFSRIFLGESISKRMVLTMAGVFAGLGVIAWGSGETHGAHWHGDLIALGVSASFAGAMTTARQLRAVSMIPAIPLAFLGASLAIWPAAQPMTVWHANWPLILAHGAFISVSTCLLTLGPRYLASAEVALLILLESVLAPLLVWAVIGEDPGPWAILGGVVVIGALFASNLWALAHNRRLRNRPQPRTGPPV
- a CDS encoding asparaginase codes for the protein MTNAVPFTEIWRGPSPESVHLGHAVICDAGGAIVEAWGNPSETILPRSSCKMLQALPLITSGAADAHGLTSEQLALSCASHNGAAIHTERVNRWLSDLGLSDDDLRCGAHDPQDKAAHKSLLCSGTSPCQVHNNCSGKHAGFLTLNRHLGGSADYIDPSHPVQRAVLEAFEEATGETSPYFGIDGCSAPNHASSLHGMARAMAWFAGASDSGDVAERAAVRLWQAMVAHPELVAGEGRACTELMRACSEPVALKTGAEAFFIAILPRRKLGVALKIVDGGTRGAECAIASILVRLGVLDPEHPAARKYRNAPIVNWRGIETGMIRPAAALA
- a CDS encoding GNAT family N-acetyltransferase — translated: MTDRTRKPFLTGQAPAPSMQSRWDGVLTPEQKAWCDARDIALAYDPLQIGWVIADIDSTCLRSTPATPLSWKVKTPGLLNFRRWQPSDVPAYMRLLSDPEVWQHMYEAWPGTLTQALARDLIDISGLSDHHDVLAVTLDAQPIGQMRLAFGADASSSDTAEISYWLGRDYWGRGLGRDLVHRATRRAFADHAWLYRLVAFVHPDNVASAKCLRAAGYHDRGHRDDGWQCFVIYRDT
- a CDS encoding aldolase/citrate lyase family protein, whose amino-acid sequence is MPAPENRFKSALLRGERLIGCWAGFADPYATEVLASAGFDWLVIDGEHAPNDLRSISAQLAVLAGRQSLPVVRLPMGEAWAIKQVLDVGAQSLIIPMVESADQARALVRATRYPPEGIRGSGAALARASEFSRIKDYIPTANAQICLIVQVESMAGIDALGDILAVEGVDGVFIGPSDLAVDMGYVGDSHAAEVQEVIRGALAQIAASPKAAGILALDHATAQRYADCGAQFLAVGIDVVMLAQAARATVARWRDAW